In the Sarcophilus harrisii chromosome 1, mSarHar1.11, whole genome shotgun sequence genome, one interval contains:
- the CIRBP gene encoding cold-inducible RNA-binding protein isoform X1: protein MASDEGKLFVGGLSFDTNEQSLEQVFSKYGQIAEVVVVKDRETQRSRGFGFVTFENIDDAKDAMMAMNGKSVDGRQIRVDQAGKSSENRSRGYRGGSSSGRGFFRGGRGRGRGFSRGGGDRGYGGSRFESRSGGYGGSRDYYSSSRSQGGYGDRSSGGSYRDSYDSYGKSWFKRERRLCMWELLILIP from the exons ATGGCATCAGATGAAGGAAAACTTTTTGTTGGTGGACTGAGTTTTGATACCAATGAGCAGTCATTGGAACAGGTCTTCTCAAAGTATGGACAGATTGCTGAAG ttGTTGTTGTGAAAGACAGGGAGACTCAGAGATCCAGAGGTTTTGGCTTTGTCACATTTGAGAACATAGATGATGCTAAAGATGCAATGATGGCCATGAATGGAAAG tctGTTGATGGGCGGCAGATTAGAGTTGATCAGGCAGGCAAATCATCAGAAAATCGGTCCCGTGGGTACCGAGGAGGTTCATCCAGTGGCCGTGGCTTCTTCCGTGGAGGCCGAGGGCGAGGCCGTGGGTTTTCTAGAG GAGGTGGAGACCGTGGTTATGGGGGGAGCAGATTTGAATCAAGAAGCGGGGGATATGGAGGTTCCAGAGATTATTACAGCAGCAG CAGGAGTCAAGGAGGTTATGGTGATCGGTCTTCAGGAGGGTCTTACAGAGACAGCTATGACAGTTATGGTAAGTCCTGGTTCAAAAGGGAACGCCGACTATGTATGTGGGAACTCTTAATCTTGATTCCATGA
- the CIRBP gene encoding cold-inducible RNA-binding protein isoform X3, with amino-acid sequence MASDEGKLFVGGLSFDTNEQSLEQVFSKYGQIAEVVVVKDRETQRSRGFGFVTFENIDDAKDAMMAMNGKSVDGRQIRVDQAGKSSENRSRGYRGGSSSGRGFFRGGRGRGRGFSRGGGDRGYGGSRFESRSGGYGGSRDYYSSSRSQGGYGDRSSGGSYRDSYDSYATHNE; translated from the exons ATGGCATCAGATGAAGGAAAACTTTTTGTTGGTGGACTGAGTTTTGATACCAATGAGCAGTCATTGGAACAGGTCTTCTCAAAGTATGGACAGATTGCTGAAG ttGTTGTTGTGAAAGACAGGGAGACTCAGAGATCCAGAGGTTTTGGCTTTGTCACATTTGAGAACATAGATGATGCTAAAGATGCAATGATGGCCATGAATGGAAAG tctGTTGATGGGCGGCAGATTAGAGTTGATCAGGCAGGCAAATCATCAGAAAATCGGTCCCGTGGGTACCGAGGAGGTTCATCCAGTGGCCGTGGCTTCTTCCGTGGAGGCCGAGGGCGAGGCCGTGGGTTTTCTAGAG GAGGTGGAGACCGTGGTTATGGGGGGAGCAGATTTGAATCAAGAAGCGGGGGATATGGAGGTTCCAGAGATTATTACAGCAGCAG CAGGAGTCAAGGAGGTTATGGTGATCGGTCTTCAGGAGGGTCTTACAGAGACAGCTATGACAGTTATG CTACACACAACGAGTAA
- the CIRBP gene encoding cold-inducible RNA-binding protein isoform X2 yields the protein MASDEGKLFVGGLSFDTNEQSLEQVFSKYGQIAEVVVVKDRETQRSRGFGFVTFENIDDAKDAMMAMNGKSVDGRQIRVDQAGKSSENRSRGYRGGSSSGRGFFRGGRGRGRGFSRGGGDRGYGGSRFESRSGGYGGSRDYYSSRSQGGYGDRSSGGSYRDSYDSYGKSWFKRERRLCMWELLILIP from the exons ATGGCATCAGATGAAGGAAAACTTTTTGTTGGTGGACTGAGTTTTGATACCAATGAGCAGTCATTGGAACAGGTCTTCTCAAAGTATGGACAGATTGCTGAAG ttGTTGTTGTGAAAGACAGGGAGACTCAGAGATCCAGAGGTTTTGGCTTTGTCACATTTGAGAACATAGATGATGCTAAAGATGCAATGATGGCCATGAATGGAAAG tctGTTGATGGGCGGCAGATTAGAGTTGATCAGGCAGGCAAATCATCAGAAAATCGGTCCCGTGGGTACCGAGGAGGTTCATCCAGTGGCCGTGGCTTCTTCCGTGGAGGCCGAGGGCGAGGCCGTGGGTTTTCTAGAG GAGGTGGAGACCGTGGTTATGGGGGGAGCAGATTTGAATCAAGAAGCGGGGGATATGGAGGTTCCAGAGATTATTACAGCAGCAG GAGTCAAGGAGGTTATGGTGATCGGTCTTCAGGAGGGTCTTACAGAGACAGCTATGACAGTTATGGTAAGTCCTGGTTCAAAAGGGAACGCCGACTATGTATGTGGGAACTCTTAATCTTGATTCCATGA
- the CIRBP gene encoding cold-inducible RNA-binding protein isoform X4, with protein sequence MASDEGKLFVGGLSFDTNEQSLEQVFSKYGQIAEVVVVKDRETQRSRGFGFVTFENIDDAKDAMMAMNGKSVDGRQIRVDQAGKSSENRSRGYRGGSSSGRGFFRGGRGRGRGFSRGGGDRGYGGSRFESRSGGYGGSRDYYSSRSQGGYGDRSSGGSYRDSYDSYATHNE encoded by the exons ATGGCATCAGATGAAGGAAAACTTTTTGTTGGTGGACTGAGTTTTGATACCAATGAGCAGTCATTGGAACAGGTCTTCTCAAAGTATGGACAGATTGCTGAAG ttGTTGTTGTGAAAGACAGGGAGACTCAGAGATCCAGAGGTTTTGGCTTTGTCACATTTGAGAACATAGATGATGCTAAAGATGCAATGATGGCCATGAATGGAAAG tctGTTGATGGGCGGCAGATTAGAGTTGATCAGGCAGGCAAATCATCAGAAAATCGGTCCCGTGGGTACCGAGGAGGTTCATCCAGTGGCCGTGGCTTCTTCCGTGGAGGCCGAGGGCGAGGCCGTGGGTTTTCTAGAG GAGGTGGAGACCGTGGTTATGGGGGGAGCAGATTTGAATCAAGAAGCGGGGGATATGGAGGTTCCAGAGATTATTACAGCAGCAG GAGTCAAGGAGGTTATGGTGATCGGTCTTCAGGAGGGTCTTACAGAGACAGCTATGACAGTTATG CTACACACAACGAGTAA
- the CIRBP gene encoding cold-inducible RNA-binding protein isoform X5, with protein sequence MASDEGKLFVGGLSFDTNEQSLEQVFSKYGQIAEVVVVKDRETQRSRGFGFVTFENIDDAKDAMMAMNGKSVDGRQIRVDQAGKSSENRSRGYRGGSSSGRGFFRGGRGRGRGFSRGGGDRGYGGSRFESRSGGYGGSRDYYSSSRSQGGYGDRSSGGSYRDSYDSYG encoded by the exons ATGGCATCAGATGAAGGAAAACTTTTTGTTGGTGGACTGAGTTTTGATACCAATGAGCAGTCATTGGAACAGGTCTTCTCAAAGTATGGACAGATTGCTGAAG ttGTTGTTGTGAAAGACAGGGAGACTCAGAGATCCAGAGGTTTTGGCTTTGTCACATTTGAGAACATAGATGATGCTAAAGATGCAATGATGGCCATGAATGGAAAG tctGTTGATGGGCGGCAGATTAGAGTTGATCAGGCAGGCAAATCATCAGAAAATCGGTCCCGTGGGTACCGAGGAGGTTCATCCAGTGGCCGTGGCTTCTTCCGTGGAGGCCGAGGGCGAGGCCGTGGGTTTTCTAGAG GAGGTGGAGACCGTGGTTATGGGGGGAGCAGATTTGAATCAAGAAGCGGGGGATATGGAGGTTCCAGAGATTATTACAGCAGCAG CAGGAGTCAAGGAGGTTATGGTGATCGGTCTTCAGGAGGGTCTTACAGAGACAGCTATGACAGTTATG GTTGA
- the CIRBP gene encoding cold-inducible RNA-binding protein isoform X6, with the protein MASDEGKLFVGGLSFDTNEQSLEQVFSKYGQIAEVVVVKDRETQRSRGFGFVTFENIDDAKDAMMAMNGKSVDGRQIRVDQAGKSSENRSRGYRGGSSSGRGFFRGGRGRGRGFSRGGGDRGYGGSRFESRSGGYGGSRDYYSSRSQGGYGDRSSGGSYRDSYDSYG; encoded by the exons ATGGCATCAGATGAAGGAAAACTTTTTGTTGGTGGACTGAGTTTTGATACCAATGAGCAGTCATTGGAACAGGTCTTCTCAAAGTATGGACAGATTGCTGAAG ttGTTGTTGTGAAAGACAGGGAGACTCAGAGATCCAGAGGTTTTGGCTTTGTCACATTTGAGAACATAGATGATGCTAAAGATGCAATGATGGCCATGAATGGAAAG tctGTTGATGGGCGGCAGATTAGAGTTGATCAGGCAGGCAAATCATCAGAAAATCGGTCCCGTGGGTACCGAGGAGGTTCATCCAGTGGCCGTGGCTTCTTCCGTGGAGGCCGAGGGCGAGGCCGTGGGTTTTCTAGAG GAGGTGGAGACCGTGGTTATGGGGGGAGCAGATTTGAATCAAGAAGCGGGGGATATGGAGGTTCCAGAGATTATTACAGCAGCAG GAGTCAAGGAGGTTATGGTGATCGGTCTTCAGGAGGGTCTTACAGAGACAGCTATGACAGTTATG GTTGA